The genomic region AAGGGACGAAGTGCAGCGAGTGACGCACTTGATGGACGATGCATTGCTGCACATGGGTCTGCGGGTAGACCGCATTAATCGCTTCCGAGAAGCCTTTAAGGCCATCGACACAGCAATCAATACGTCATTGACGCCGCGATTTTTCAGTTCATTGATAACGCTTAACCAGAACTTGGCGCCTTCACTGCTGGCCAACCATAACCCTAAAATCTCTTTCTCACCGCGCATGTTGATGCCCAGCGCTACATACACGGAGCGATTGCCGACCATGCCATCCTGCCGCGACTTCGTCACCAAGGCATCGAGATAGACAATCGCATAAGTCGAATCGAGTGGTCGCTTCTGCCATTGTTGTACTTCATCCATAACCTGTTCGGTCACCTGGCTTATCAGCGCCGGTGACACCGCGTTGCCGTAGGTTTCTTGCAGGTAGTCGTGAATGTCACGCTGACTCATGCCGTAAGAGTAGAGTCGCACGATGGCGTCCGTTATGCTGCCAACGCGTCGTTGATGCTTGCCGATAAACCGAGGTTCAAACTCGGCATTCCGGTCACGTGGGACTTCGATATCCAGTGGGCCATGCTCGGTTTGCACTTGCTTGGTCGATCGGCCGTTACGTGAATTACCGGAGTTGCGACCTTTGACGGCGTGTTTGTCATAACCCAGATGCTGTTCCATTTCGGCCTTCAGCGCCCGCTCCGCGACCTGCTTGAACAACACTTTGGTTAGTGCCTGGAAGTCTTCGGTTGATTTGCAACGGTCTAATAATTCATCAAGTGTGGTATGGGTGCTGACAGGTTTTTCTGGCTTCATAATGCTCTCCTATTGAGGATATGATGAAGCCAGTTACACAAAAATCAAAACGGTCCCGCTGACTATGAGCTAAAGCTACGTTTAACCAGCTCAATGTTTTCTTCAATTAGGTTCCTGTAGTGCACAAGACCACCGAAATCAGTGTCAATCAGAACTCCTTCCTTAAGGTAAGCCCAATCGCTCTCGGGATATTTGTTGCTATAAATGCCTTGGTCAATGCAAGCAACGATAGTTCCTTTGGATCGTCCATCAATCAGGACCTCATCTCCGAGCTGCACGGATTGTCCATCAACGTAATTCATTAGTGATGTTTTTTAGTTGGGTAGGGGGCACTACTTTAGTGCATTACAAAGCCAAAATCTCATTCTTCGCACAAATATCCTGCAACACCCCCCTCAACGCCAACGGCTTAATCGGCTTATGTAACAACACCACCTGATATTCCTGACACCGAACCTTCAACGCCGGATCGCGCATCGCACTGATCACAACCAGCGGCGGCCGTGGCTCCGCCAAACTGAGCCAGACATCGATACCGGTATCGCCCTGATCAAGCTGATAGTCAGCAACGATAACCTCGATTTCCTCATGCATCAGTTGTTGCGCAGTTTGCCGGTCACGGGCGGCGAACACTTCGCAGCCCCAGCCGGAGAGCAGGGCGACCATCGCGTTCAGGATATCCGGGTCGTTGTCCAGGCAGAGCACGCTTAAACCGGCCAGTGGATACATTGGTATGGCTGGCTCGATAGTTTCTTGTTGCAGCTGTTCGGGTTGGATTGCCGATAACGAAAACGCAAAGACGCTGCCTCGATCGACTTCTGAACGTAGCTCAATGGGTGCGTTCATCGCTTTGCTCAGGCGTTTGACGATGGCGAGGCCAAGGCCATAGCCGGCGGCAATGGTTTTATCTGTGCGTAGGTGGCGTTTGAATTCCTCAAAAATCTCTTGCTGCGCTTTCGGTTCAATGCCGAAGCCGGTATCCCACACTTCAAATCGAATATGGTCTCCGCGTTTGCGCGCCGCCAACAGCACACCGCCATGTTCGCAGTAGCGCAGCGCGTTGCTCAGCAGGTTTTGCAGCAGTCGCCTTGTCAGGTTCGGGTCGGCATGGACCCAGTACTCGTTGCAATGTACCCGAAGTTGCAGTTTTTTCTTTTCGGCTTGCGCGCTGAATTCGTTTTGCAGGGTTAGCAGCAGTTGCCGGACGTTGAAGGCTTCCGGTTTTGGTGTGATGACGCCGGCGTCGAATTTGGAGATGTCGAGTAGGGTGCGCAGCAGGTCTTCGCTGTTTTGTAAGGATTGACCGAGTTGTTGCAGCAGCTTTTCGGCGTGCTCATCACGGATGTGTTCGGACAACGCACTGGCAAATAACTGCGCCGCGTTCAGTGGCTGCACCAAATCGTGACTGGCGGCGGCAAGAAAGCGGGTTTTGCTGGCATTGGCTTCTTCCGCACGTTGTTTAGCGGTTTCGGCTTCGCTCTTTGCGGCGGCGAGCTCGGCGGTGCGTTCGGTGACGCGCTTTTCCAGCGCATCAGCCAGTTTTTTGTGTTCAGTGATATCGGAATAGCTGGTCACGTAACCGCCACCAGGCATCGGGCTGCCGTGAATTTCCAGTACGCAGCCGTTATTCAGTGAACGTTCGGCGTGATGGATTTGGCCAAGACGCAGGTAATGCAGGCGTTTGTTGATAAAGTCCTCGACGTTGCCAACATCGAGAAAGCGTTCGGCGTTCAGCGCCAGCACATCAGCGATCGGCCTGCCGACCGAAAGGAAGTTTTTCGGTAGGGCAAACATCTCGACGTAGCGTGGGTTCCAGGCAACGACGCGCTGATCTTTATCGACGACGACAACGCCTTGATTGAGGGTGTTCAGGGTCGCCGATAGCAATTGCTGGTTGAACTGCATGACGGCGGTGGCGGCATCAACCAGTTGCAGCATTTCGTTGGCCGGTTGCAGCGGTGCGTAGAAGTGGGCGTCGATAACCACTTGCGCGGAAGCCGAACCAATCAGCCCGGTCAACTCACGCTGTAAAAATTGCAGCCATTCCTGATCGATATAGTTCGGCGTGTCGAGGTAATTGCGCCGGCTGGCTTCTTCTTCAATGCGTTGTCGCGCGGCCTCGGTGCCGAGAAAACGAGCCAGCACGTTTTCAATATCGCGAAAGCTTAAATCCTGTCGCCAGGTACGCTGCTGTGGTGATTCGCTCCAGGTACCGAACTGCACGAAACGCAAGGCTTGCAAGCGTTCGTGCACGCTTTGTTGAGTGGCCAGCGAAACCAGAATGTAGGCGAGTGTATTGATGCTCAAGCTAGTCAGCGCGCCGTGGGTGATGGTATCGAAACCGCTCAAGCCGAACATCGCTGTGGGTTTCAACCACTCGATCGCGAAAGGGCCATGCAACAATGCTTCGGATGACAATAATTGGCCTGCGCTCATTGCCGGATAAACCAGCGTCCAACACCAGGTTAATCCGCCGAGCGATAAGCCGGCGATAGCGCCATGACGATTACCGCTTTTCCAATACAGACCTCCCAGCAGCGGCGGAAAAAATTGGGCCACGGCAGTGAAAGAGATCAAACCGATTTGCGCCAGTGCTTCTTTTTCCGCGACCCAGCGGTAGTAGAGGAACGCCATCAGAATGATTGCGCACATCAGAATGCGGCGTAGCCAGCGCATTGACACAATGAAGTCGCTGCCTTTGGCCGGTTGGCGTAATCGCAGTGTTAACGGAATCAGGAAGGTGTGCGAAACCATCGTCATCAGCGCGATAACGGCGACAATCAGCATGCTGGTTCCGGCCGCGAGGCTACCGATAAATACGATCGCGGCAATCCAGGAGTTGCCTTGCGAAAGCGGCAGACCGAGCACGTAGTCGTCGGGACGCATTTGGCCACTGAGCAGGTGCTGGCCATAGTAGGAAAGTGGCAGCAAAACTAGCCCAAGTAGCAGCAAATAGATCGTGTAATAGACTCGGGCGTGTGGCAAATCGTTATTGCTTTGATGCTCGACAACGGTGATATGAAACTGGCGCGGCAAGCAGAGCATGGCCATCGCACCGAGTATCGCCTGCGAAAGATAGGCGGCACTGGAGTTTTCCGGCGTGTCGTGGATAGGCAGCGGTGTGACGGTCAGATCCAAATCGATTTGCAGCACCATGATCACAACGGCTGCCAGCGCAAACAGTTTCAGTAGTGATTCAAACGCCACAGCGACCAGCATACCCGGTTGCTGATCGCTGGCGGCGAAATGCTTCAAGCCAAACAACAGCAGAAAGGCCGACATCGCCAGCGTCACCAATAGCGAACTGTCCTGCCACCAGGCGGTGATGATGCCTGGTTGATAACTGAGTGTATCAACACTGTTGGCGATGCCTTTCAATTGCAGCGCAATGTAGGGAATAACACCGAGAAAGGCGATGCTGGTGGTCAACACGGCAACGGCGTGCGAATGGCCGTAACGCGCCGCCAGTAAATCGGCCAGTGAGGAAATATTTTCCGCTTTGCTGACCCGAATAACTTTATCGATCAGACGCCAGCCAAAAACGAATAACAAAATCGCGCCGAGATAGGTGGGCGGAAACCACCAGCCTGTGCTGGCCATTTGCCCAACCGAGCCGAAAAAGGTCCAGGTCGTGCAATACACGCCAAGCCCGAGCGTGTACAACCATGGGTGCCAGCGCTGCCAACTGGCGTGCGTCGCCCAACGTTCTCCAAGCCTGGCAACGAAGAACAGTGACAGCAACCAGAAAGCAGCCAGCAACGCCAGCAGCGACTTATCAAGCATGCCCGGCATAAATTCGCGAAATCGGGCCGGACAAGTTAAATCAGAAACAGGGCAATTGCCAGCGCTGTACCGAGCAGTGGTACCACGACGGTCATTGCCGCCATGGCCGGGTAGGCACGCGAATAACTTTCATTGCAGATGGCGCGCAACGTCGTGACGACATAACCATTGTGTGGCAGCGAATCGAGCGCACCTGATGACAGCGCGATAACGCGATGCAAGGCTGAAGGATCGACGCCTTGCGCCAGATACTGCGGTGCCAGTAGTGGTAACGCGATTGCTTGACCACCCGAGGCCGAACCAGTCAGGCCGGCAATCAGCGTTACGGCAATTGCGGCGCCAATCAGCGGTGAGCCAGGCAGGTGGGTGATGGCGTCGACGGCAATCTGAAAGCCCTCAGACGCACGCGCAACGGCGCCGAAGCCAACGACTGCAGAGGTATTGGCAATGGCCAGCAGCGCGCCAATGGCGCCGTCAGACAGGGCCTTGCCGGGTTGGCGCAGGGTTTTCAGGTTCAACAAGTACGCGGCAGCTAAACCGCCTGATAACGCCACGACCAGCGCGGATTGTTTCAGTGTGTCATGCAACCAGAATGACAGCACCAGCACGACGATCAGTGGCGCCAGTCCACGCCAGAATTTCGGCAAGTGCAGCGCATCGGGGGGCACCGGGTCGCTGGCCATTTCTTCGAACCCATGACCAGCAGCCAGGTCACGCCTGATCATCCAGCTGAGCCAAAAATAACCGAAGCTCGCCATCAACACGGCAACGACCAAACTGACCTGCCAACCGGCATAGGGCGTGGTATTCAGGTAAGCAATCGGAATCCAGTTTTGAATTTCCGGTGAACCGGCTGAGGTCATTGTGAACGTGACTGAACCAAAGGCCATCGTTGCCGGAATGAATCGGCGTGGCAGATTGCCTTGCTTGAACAAGCTGAGCGCCATCGGATACACCGAGAACGCGACGACAAACAGACTGACACCGCCATAGGTCAACACCGCACACGCAATGACGACGGCAAGCGCCGCGTGTTTCATGCCGCAGTGATTGACCAGCCACAGCGCAACGCTGTCGGCGGCGCCACTGTCTTCCATGATTTTGCCGAACAGCGCGCCAAGCAAGAACATGAAAAACCAATTGGTGACGAAGCCGCTGAAACCTTGCATGTAAGTGCCGAGCCAATTGGCGGCGCCATCATCGGCCCATTGCGGAAATAACGTGATATCGCTGCCGACGGCAACGATCAGTGCACATAGTGGCGCTGCCAGCAACAGATTCCAGTTGCGCAGGGCCAATACAATCAGCAGCACAAGGCCAATCATCAAGGCAGTTAAACTGAGCAAGGAGAAGTTCTCGTTTTTTCGTCGTGACGCCAGTATTGAATGCCTGCCGGGATCGGGCCATCCTACTATCGTACTGATGGCAATCGGAATTTCGTGGTGTAGTGTTGGTCGCCATGCCGCATCGGGCAGAAAGAGAAAAACGGAGAACATAAATGCGCACGACTCGTTTCCCTTACCGTAAAACGCTGTTGGTCAGTGCTGTCCTGGGTGTATTGAGCGGTGCTCCGGTATACGCCGAAGACGCGCCGGATGCTGAAAATGCCGCCACCGAGGAACAACAAAAAAGCGGTGCAGAGGTCATTGAAGTCACGGCCCGTCGGTACAAAGAAAGCATCAAAGACGTGCCGGTTGCCGTCACCGCGTTGTCCGAACAGAAACTGATGGACAAAGGCACGCAAACGCTGATCGATATTGAACGTTTTGTACCCAATTTGACGGTCAATGCTTCCCGCGCCACCAGCACAACACTGACGGCGTATATCCGCGGTGTTGGCCAGAACGACCCGCTCTGGGGATTTGAGCCGGGCGTCGGTTTGTATATCGATGATGTCTATGTCGCGCGTCCGCAGGGCGGCGTGCTGGATCTGCTTGACATTCAACGCGTGGAAATTCTGCGCGGTCCGCAGGGCACGCTCTATGGCAAGAACACGATGGGGGGGGCAATCAAGTACGTCACCCGTGATCTGCCGGATTACACCCGCGGTTATGTCGAAGGCGTCATTGGTTCCTACAATCAGCGCGATGTGAAAGCCGGTTTCTCGACACCGATTACCGATAAATTGCTGATCGGTATTTCCGCCGCCAATCTGACTCGTGATGGTTTTGGTGAAGTGGTTGGCCCGTCGCCGTTTGCCGGTACCGATGTTTCCGATAAAGACATTACCGCTGCGCGTGTCAACGTCACCTGGAAGCCAAGCGACACCGTTACCGTCAAGTTTGTTGCCGATGACACTCAGGATGATTCCAATGTGCGCGGCGGTCATCGTCTTGATACCAGCCCGACGACCGGTGATGCGCCGCTTGAGGATGTGTTTGATACTCGTCAGAACATGGATCCCAAGCGTCAGGAAGTGACGTCAAGTGGTCAGGCGTTAACGATTTCCTGGGCAATGAGTGATGATTGGGAATTCAAATCCGTCACGGCACAACGTGAAGGTGATACGCTGTCGGATATCGATTTCGATGCCACACAAATCAATTCATTTGACGTACCGGCGATTTATGAAGACGAGCAATTCACCCAGGAATTCCAGCTGACTTATACCGGCGAGCGCCTCGACTTCGTCTCCGGCGTGTATTACCTCGATGGCGATGCCTGCGGTAACTTCGATGTGGTGTTCGGCCTGGTGCCACTGGTGCAAACCACGTACGGTTGCGTCAACACCGTCAGCAAATCGCTATACGCACAAGCGAGCTATCGTTTTGACGATGCCTGGTCGATGACGCTCGGCGCCCGTTACGATGAAGACGAGAAAGAAGCGACCGTTGGTGTCAATCGATTTCTCGGCTTACCGGGAACGGTCATTCTGCCGCTGCCTGGTGGTGAGTTCACCGAAAACGAAACCTTTGATGATTTCTCGCCGCGTGTAGGTGTGGAGTATCGCGCTTCGGAAAACACCATGTGGTATTTCTCCTACAGCCACGGTTTCAAGAGCGGCGGTTTCAACATGCGCGCCAATCCGGCGTTGGACCCGGCTGCCAATCAGGCATTCCAACCAGAAACCGCCGATTCGCTTGAGCTGGGTTTCAAAGGTTCATTCCTCGACAACCGCGTGCAAACCTATGTCGCGTTGTTTACCCAGAAGTATGAAGACAAGCAGGTGCCGGTATCGGTGGTATTGCCCGGTGGTGGATTTGTTTCGCGAGTGTTGAACGCAGCCGACGCCGATTTGAACGGCCTCGAGCTGGAACTGAACGCACGCATCACCGACGACTTCTCGCTGTTCCTGATGTACGGGTATCTTGACGCCGAGTACAACGAGTTTGTCGGCAGCCTTGGTGTGGACGGTTCGGTTACCTCCGATCTGTCTGACGTTGCGCGCGTCATCAACGCGCCGGA from Permianibacter aggregans harbors:
- a CDS encoding TonB-dependent receptor; its protein translation is MRTTRFPYRKTLLVSAVLGVLSGAPVYAEDAPDAENAATEEQQKSGAEVIEVTARRYKESIKDVPVAVTALSEQKLMDKGTQTLIDIERFVPNLTVNASRATSTTLTAYIRGVGQNDPLWGFEPGVGLYIDDVYVARPQGGVLDLLDIQRVEILRGPQGTLYGKNTMGGAIKYVTRDLPDYTRGYVEGVIGSYNQRDVKAGFSTPITDKLLIGISAANLTRDGFGEVVGPSPFAGTDVSDKDITAARVNVTWKPSDTVTVKFVADDTQDDSNVRGGHRLDTSPTTGDAPLEDVFDTRQNMDPKRQEVTSSGQALTISWAMSDDWEFKSVTAQREGDTLSDIDFDATQINSFDVPAIYEDEQFTQEFQLTYTGERLDFVSGVYYLDGDACGNFDVVFGLVPLVQTTYGCVNTVSKSLYAQASYRFDDAWSMTLGARYDEDEKEATVGVNRFLGLPGTVILPLPGGEFTENETFDDFSPRVGVEYRASENTMWYFSYSHGFKSGGFNMRANPALDPAANQAFQPETADSLELGFKGSFLDNRVQTYVALFTQKYEDKQVPVSVVLPGGGFVSRVLNAADADLNGLELELNARITDDFSLFLMYGYLDAEYNEFVGSLGVDGSVTSDLSDVARVINAPENQYTIGLSYELEAGPGRLLMSTDYAWRDDLFIYDVSPLTDQEAYGVWNASVVYYLDDSGWRFALHGRNLADEEYRTAAYDFSTTAVADRLLTGYYGDPMNWSLSAMYSF
- a CDS encoding GntP family permease — translated: MLSLTALMIGLVLLIVLALRNWNLLLAAPLCALIVAVGSDITLFPQWADDGAANWLGTYMQGFSGFVTNWFFMFLLGALFGKIMEDSGAADSVALWLVNHCGMKHAALAVVIACAVLTYGGVSLFVVAFSVYPMALSLFKQGNLPRRFIPATMAFGSVTFTMTSAGSPEIQNWIPIAYLNTTPYAGWQVSLVVAVLMASFGYFWLSWMIRRDLAAGHGFEEMASDPVPPDALHLPKFWRGLAPLIVVLVLSFWLHDTLKQSALVVALSGGLAAAYLLNLKTLRQPGKALSDGAIGALLAIANTSAVVGFGAVARASEGFQIAVDAITHLPGSPLIGAAIAVTLIAGLTGSASGGQAIALPLLAPQYLAQGVDPSALHRVIALSSGALDSLPHNGYVVTTLRAICNESYSRAYPAMAAMTVVVPLLGTALAIALFLI
- a CDS encoding hybrid sensor histidine kinase/response regulator translates to MLDKSLLALLAAFWLLSLFFVARLGERWATHASWQRWHPWLYTLGLGVYCTTWTFFGSVGQMASTGWWFPPTYLGAILLFVFGWRLIDKVIRVSKAENISSLADLLAARYGHSHAVAVLTTSIAFLGVIPYIALQLKGIANSVDTLSYQPGIITAWWQDSSLLVTLAMSAFLLLFGLKHFAASDQQPGMLVAVAFESLLKLFALAAVVIMVLQIDLDLTVTPLPIHDTPENSSAAYLSQAILGAMAMLCLPRQFHITVVEHQSNNDLPHARVYYTIYLLLLGLVLLPLSYYGQHLLSGQMRPDDYVLGLPLSQGNSWIAAIVFIGSLAAGTSMLIVAVIALMTMVSHTFLIPLTLRLRQPAKGSDFIVSMRWLRRILMCAIILMAFLYYRWVAEKEALAQIGLISFTAVAQFFPPLLGGLYWKSGNRHGAIAGLSLGGLTWCWTLVYPAMSAGQLLSSEALLHGPFAIEWLKPTAMFGLSGFDTITHGALTSLSINTLAYILVSLATQQSVHERLQALRFVQFGTWSESPQQRTWRQDLSFRDIENVLARFLGTEAARQRIEEEASRRNYLDTPNYIDQEWLQFLQRELTGLIGSASAQVVIDAHFYAPLQPANEMLQLVDAATAVMQFNQQLLSATLNTLNQGVVVVDKDQRVVAWNPRYVEMFALPKNFLSVGRPIADVLALNAERFLDVGNVEDFINKRLHYLRLGQIHHAERSLNNGCVLEIHGSPMPGGGYVTSYSDITEHKKLADALEKRVTERTAELAAAKSEAETAKQRAEEANASKTRFLAAASHDLVQPLNAAQLFASALSEHIRDEHAEKLLQQLGQSLQNSEDLLRTLLDISKFDAGVITPKPEAFNVRQLLLTLQNEFSAQAEKKKLQLRVHCNEYWVHADPNLTRRLLQNLLSNALRYCEHGGVLLAARKRGDHIRFEVWDTGFGIEPKAQQEIFEEFKRHLRTDKTIAAGYGLGLAIVKRLSKAMNAPIELRSEVDRGSVFAFSLSAIQPEQLQQETIEPAIPMYPLAGLSVLCLDNDPDILNAMVALLSGWGCEVFAARDRQTAQQLMHEEIEVIVADYQLDQGDTGIDVWLSLAEPRPPLVVISAMRDPALKVRCQEYQVVLLHKPIKPLALRGVLQDICAKNEILAL